The following proteins are co-located in the Fibrobacter sp. genome:
- a CDS encoding tryptophan synthase subunit alpha, with protein LEEMASKGFKYIYAALRAGTTGSQTVIDQATLDFLDTVGKGGAKVLGGFGIRTGEQSKVLCKHVHAVVAGSVFVNIMLEDPKNIAGVEAKARELSGL; from the coding sequence CTCGAAGAAATGGCATCCAAGGGATTCAAGTACATCTACGCAGCACTGCGCGCAGGTACTACCGGTTCCCAGACCGTCATCGACCAGGCAACTCTCGACTTCCTGGACACCGTGGGCAAGGGCGGTGCCAAGGTTCTTGGCGGTTTCGGTATTCGTACCGGCGAACAGTCCAAGGTTCTCTGCAAGCACGTGCACGCAGTGGTGGCAGGTTCCGTGTTCGTGAACATCATGCTTGAAGACCCGAAGAACATCGCAGGCGTTGAAGCCAAGGCCCGCGAACTTTCTGGCCTTTAA